The following coding sequences lie in one Polynucleobacter sp. HIN7 genomic window:
- a CDS encoding Rap1a/Tai family immunity protein — MKKLFLLLGLGVSFLSTPAMAENKALSTQELVKYCQLPASSEFRSFCVGYSTAIYDTYLVTRHPTNAKPFICLKQPAPPIDAVIADYVNWAKQNQQYANTPAADSALRYLAGRFPCGK; from the coding sequence ATGAAAAAACTGTTTCTATTACTTGGATTAGGTGTATCTTTTTTAAGCACCCCAGCCATGGCTGAAAACAAAGCCTTAAGTACCCAAGAGCTCGTGAAGTACTGTCAGCTTCCTGCTAGCTCAGAATTTCGATCCTTTTGTGTTGGCTACTCAACTGCGATTTACGATACCTACCTCGTAACCCGCCATCCAACGAATGCCAAACCGTTTATCTGCCTAAAGCAACCGGCACCCCCGATTGATGCAGTGATTGCCGATTACGTCAATTGGGCAAAGCAAAATCAGCAATATGCTAATACACCTGCAGCCGATAGCGCATTGCGTTACCTTGCTGGTCGCTTTCCTTGTGGCAAATAA
- a CDS encoding glycine zipper domain-containing protein: MKKSLPIILGSALLITGCSNMDTTQQRTLSGGAIGATAGAVGAAIFHGNPIWGAVGGAAVGAASGYVYDMYEKDKQAQYNKGYQAGKASSTNSNSSSSSSK; the protein is encoded by the coding sequence ATGAAAAAATCATTACCCATCATTCTTGGTTCCGCATTGTTGATTACAGGTTGCTCCAATATGGATACCACCCAACAGCGCACCTTATCGGGTGGCGCAATCGGTGCTACCGCTGGAGCGGTTGGTGCCGCAATCTTCCATGGCAACCCCATTTGGGGTGCAGTCGGTGGAGCTGCAGTTGGTGCAGCCTCTGGCTACGTGTATGACATGTACGAAAAAGACAAGCAAGCCCAATACAACAAAGGCTATCAAGCCGGTAAGGCAAGCTCTACCAACTCGAATAGCTCCTCATCAAGCTCAAAGTAA
- a CDS encoding OsmC family protein codes for MRAVVSRFGSGNFQQTLEVGNDHFVSDVAKDKGGDSAGPSPHEYLGAALAACTGMTLKMYAQRKSWDLQDAIVTVDIERENEIEKFKRSIKLVGITDAEQSERLLEIANKCPVHKALIGTIEINTELL; via the coding sequence ATGAGAGCGGTGGTATCTCGATTTGGTAGTGGTAATTTTCAGCAGACCCTAGAGGTAGGCAATGATCATTTTGTCTCGGATGTTGCAAAAGACAAGGGCGGTGATTCTGCAGGACCATCGCCACATGAATATTTAGGCGCTGCCTTAGCTGCCTGCACAGGCATGACCCTAAAAATGTATGCCCAGAGGAAATCCTGGGATCTACAAGATGCAATTGTGACGGTAGATATCGAGCGAGAAAACGAGATCGAGAAATTCAAGCGTTCAATCAAGCTTGTAGGCATCACTGATGCCGAGCAATCAGAGCGATTACTTGAGATTGCCAATAAATGCCCTGTTCACAAGGCACTTATTGGCACTATTGAAATTAATACTGAGTTACTTTGA
- the htpG gene encoding molecular chaperone HtpG, with translation MSAVKETLGFQAEVKQLLQLMIHSLYSNKEIFLRELISNASDAADKLRFEAMNHPDWYESDPELKIKISFNKEARTITISDNGIGMSRDEVIANLGTIARSGTKEFFTKLSGDQQKDAALIGQFGVGFYSAFIVADNIIVETRRAGLPASEGVRWESQGAGEFTIETINRPERGTSITLHLREGEDELLSSWKLKSIIRKYSDHISLPIQMQKEEWDEEKKEQVTKDEFETINQATALWARPKSEITDEQYKEFYKHISHDFEDPLTYSHNRVEGRSEFTQLLFIPKKANFDLWDRNKRNGIKLYVKRVFIMDDAEQLMPMYLRFVTGVIDSADLPLNVSREILQESRDVKTIRESSTKRVLTMLEELANSEDTAKKELYAQFWQEFGQVLKEGIGEDVGNQERIAKLARFASTHTDSAEQTVALADYVSRMKEGQDKIYYVTGESYTAAKNSPHLEIFKKKGVEVLLLSDRVDEWMLSYFHEFDGKALVSVAKGGLDLGALADEAEKKEQKETEEQYKDLIERMKKSLDSKVKDVRVTLRLTDSPACLVADEHELSANLLRMLKAAGQQAPDSKPILEINPQHPLVLKLKYEDKQFDDWATILFDQALLAEGGQLQDPAGFVKRINQMLLA, from the coding sequence ATGAGTGCAGTTAAAGAAACCCTTGGCTTTCAAGCCGAAGTAAAACAACTTTTGCAGTTAATGATCCATTCCTTGTATTCCAACAAGGAAATCTTTTTGCGAGAGCTCATTTCAAACGCTTCAGATGCTGCTGACAAGCTACGCTTTGAGGCGATGAACCATCCGGATTGGTATGAGTCTGATCCAGAGTTAAAGATCAAAATTAGCTTCAATAAAGAAGCCAGAACCATCACCATCAGTGATAACGGAATTGGTATGAGCCGGGATGAGGTAATCGCCAATCTCGGAACCATTGCCCGTTCGGGTACTAAGGAGTTCTTTACAAAACTCTCTGGCGATCAGCAAAAGGATGCCGCTCTGATTGGTCAGTTTGGTGTTGGCTTCTATTCGGCATTTATCGTGGCTGATAACATCATCGTGGAAACACGACGGGCTGGTTTGCCCGCATCCGAAGGTGTGCGTTGGGAATCCCAGGGCGCTGGGGAGTTCACGATTGAAACCATCAATCGTCCAGAGCGTGGTACCTCGATCACCTTACACTTGCGTGAAGGCGAAGACGAGTTGCTTTCCTCTTGGAAATTGAAATCTATTATTCGCAAGTATTCGGATCACATTTCTTTACCAATTCAGATGCAGAAGGAGGAATGGGATGAAGAAAAGAAAGAGCAGGTTACAAAAGATGAGTTTGAGACCATCAATCAAGCGACCGCCTTGTGGGCCAGACCAAAGTCAGAAATTACGGACGAGCAGTACAAGGAGTTCTATAAACATATTTCCCATGACTTTGAAGACCCCCTAACATACTCGCACAATCGAGTTGAGGGACGCAGTGAGTTCACTCAACTCTTATTTATTCCCAAGAAAGCCAATTTTGACCTGTGGGATCGCAATAAGCGCAATGGCATCAAACTATATGTCAAACGCGTCTTCATCATGGATGACGCTGAACAGCTAATGCCTATGTACCTTCGCTTTGTCACGGGTGTGATTGATTCGGCTGATTTGCCACTTAATGTTTCTCGTGAAATCTTACAAGAGTCACGTGATGTCAAAACTATCCGTGAGAGCTCAACCAAGCGAGTTTTAACGATGCTCGAGGAGTTGGCTAATAGTGAGGATACTGCTAAAAAAGAGCTATATGCTCAGTTTTGGCAAGAGTTTGGTCAGGTTCTCAAAGAAGGGATCGGAGAGGATGTTGGTAATCAAGAGCGAATTGCGAAATTAGCGCGCTTTGCTAGTACGCACACTGATTCTGCCGAGCAAACAGTTGCGCTTGCTGACTATGTGAGTCGTATGAAGGAGGGGCAAGACAAGATTTATTACGTTACCGGTGAATCCTATACTGCTGCCAAGAACAGCCCTCACTTAGAGATTTTCAAGAAAAAAGGGGTTGAGGTTCTGCTGCTATCGGATCGAGTCGATGAGTGGATGCTGTCGTATTTCCATGAGTTTGACGGCAAGGCCTTGGTATCGGTTGCAAAAGGCGGGCTTGATCTGGGTGCCTTGGCCGATGAGGCCGAGAAAAAGGAGCAAAAGGAAACCGAAGAGCAGTACAAGGATTTGATTGAGCGTATGAAAAAATCCCTTGATAGCAAAGTGAAGGATGTGCGGGTTACGTTGCGCCTGACTGATTCGCCAGCGTGCTTAGTTGCTGATGAGCATGAGCTCTCCGCAAATTTATTACGAATGCTCAAAGCCGCAGGCCAACAGGCCCCGGATAGTAAACCGATTTTAGAAATCAATCCGCAGCACCCGCTAGTTCTCAAATTAAAATATGAAGATAAGCAATTTGATGATTGGGCAACCATTTTGTTTGATCAAGCATTGCTTGCAGAAGGGGGTCAATTACAGGACCCTGCTGGATTTGTAAAACGTATTAATCAAATGCTTTTGGCATAA
- the miaB gene encoding tRNA (N6-isopentenyl adenosine(37)-C2)-methylthiotransferase MiaB translates to MKKLYIKTFGCQMNEYDSDKMADVLHSAQGMNQTDQIEDADVILLNTCSIREKAQEKVFSDLGRLRELKQLKPDLLIGVGGCVASQEGKQIINRAPHVDFVFGPQTLHRLPKLIDERLATGQSQVDISFPEIEKFDHLPRSRQTKGSAFVSIMEGCSKYCSYCVVPYTRGEEVSRPFEDVLTEIVGLTEQGVKEITLLGQNVNAYRGLMGQTSEIADFALLLEYMSEIPGLERIRFTTSHPKEFTQRLIDVYDRVPQLVSHLHLPVQHASDKILSAMKRGYTSLEFKSIVRKMRMVRPNLSLSSDFIVGFPGETEADFEKLMDMVTELQFDNSYSFIFSSRPGTPAANLEDDTPYEVKLKRLQRLIAQIDSQALTVSQAMLGNHERVLIEGLTRDKAHLLGRTENNRVVNIIIPEGDSDQRSVDQWIGQMLDVKVTEVLKHTLRGEIIHS, encoded by the coding sequence ATGAAAAAGCTTTATATCAAAACATTTGGCTGCCAAATGAATGAGTATGATTCGGACAAAATGGCCGACGTACTTCATTCAGCACAAGGCATGAACCAAACGGATCAAATTGAAGATGCTGATGTCATCTTGCTCAATACCTGCTCTATCCGAGAAAAAGCCCAAGAAAAGGTATTCTCAGACCTAGGGCGCCTACGGGAACTAAAGCAATTAAAGCCCGATCTGTTAATTGGCGTCGGCGGCTGCGTTGCGAGCCAAGAAGGTAAACAAATTATTAATCGTGCCCCGCATGTGGATTTTGTCTTTGGCCCACAAACCTTACACCGCTTGCCAAAACTAATTGATGAGCGACTCGCCACTGGTCAATCGCAAGTAGATATCTCGTTTCCCGAAATTGAGAAGTTTGATCATCTCCCGCGCTCACGTCAGACCAAAGGTTCAGCCTTTGTCTCCATTATGGAGGGTTGCTCCAAGTACTGCAGCTACTGCGTGGTACCGTACACGCGCGGTGAAGAAGTATCTCGCCCCTTTGAAGATGTGCTCACTGAAATAGTGGGCCTAACCGAGCAAGGCGTCAAGGAGATCACCCTATTAGGCCAAAACGTCAATGCCTATCGCGGGCTTATGGGCCAAACATCAGAGATTGCTGATTTTGCCCTGCTCCTCGAATACATGTCAGAGATACCGGGGCTGGAGCGGATTCGATTTACCACCAGCCATCCAAAAGAATTTACCCAACGCCTAATTGATGTGTATGACCGAGTTCCACAATTAGTCAGTCATTTACACCTCCCCGTACAGCACGCCTCTGACAAAATTTTGTCAGCCATGAAACGAGGTTATACGAGCTTAGAGTTCAAAAGCATTGTTCGCAAAATGCGTATGGTTCGCCCCAATCTCTCACTTTCCAGTGACTTCATCGTAGGCTTTCCTGGAGAAACCGAAGCTGACTTTGAGAAGCTAATGGATATGGTGACCGAACTGCAGTTTGATAACAGTTATTCATTTATCTTTAGTTCTCGGCCCGGTACTCCTGCAGCCAATCTAGAAGACGACACGCCCTATGAGGTCAAGTTAAAGCGCTTACAACGTTTGATTGCGCAAATTGATTCTCAAGCGCTGACAGTTAGTCAAGCAATGCTAGGCAATCATGAGCGAGTCTTGATTGAAGGCTTGACTCGTGATAAGGCTCATCTGCTGGGGCGCACCGAGAATAATCGCGTGGTCAATATCATTATTCCTGAGGGTGATTCTGATCAACGCTCAGTTGATCAATGGATTGGACAGATGCTAGACGTTAAAGTGACTGAAGTTCTCAAGCACACCCTACGGGGTGAAATTATTCATTCTTAG
- the ybeY gene encoding rRNA maturation RNase YbeY, with protein sequence MSQTLNLDLQFATQALQSQVLRIASLAQIRKWAGACFQSKVILTIRFVNRAEAHDLNLFFRGFDKPTNVLTFSYPTQGKSIEADIVLCLPILRKEAKEQQKPLAAHLAHLLIHGCLHAKGYDHLKPKDAKQMEALEIKILQSLGFANPY encoded by the coding sequence ATGAGCCAAACCCTCAATCTTGATCTTCAGTTTGCTACCCAAGCCCTCCAAAGCCAAGTTTTGAGGATAGCGAGTTTGGCGCAAATTCGTAAATGGGCTGGAGCCTGTTTTCAAAGTAAAGTAATCCTCACGATTCGCTTTGTGAATCGAGCCGAGGCCCATGATCTCAACCTATTTTTTCGCGGCTTTGATAAGCCTACCAATGTCCTTACTTTTTCCTACCCAACACAGGGAAAATCAATTGAAGCAGACATTGTTTTATGTTTACCAATTCTGCGCAAAGAAGCCAAAGAACAACAAAAGCCACTCGCGGCTCACCTCGCCCATCTTTTAATTCATGGCTGCTTGCACGCCAAAGGCTATGACCATTTAAAGCCAAAAGATGCTAAACAAATGGAAGCCTTAGAGATCAAGATATTGCAATCGCTTGGCTTTGCAAACCCTTACTAA
- a CDS encoding HlyC/CorC family transporter: MSNSLIDRLSAFFSDQSSDPKAQRRELIETLREAQADGLMDADALSMIEGVFQVGELSARDILLPRAQIDWIDINAPLSQIIADVVKTGHSRFPVYEGSRDQVIGILLAKDLLRHFTEKDFQIRDWLRPAVFIPESKRLSVLLKDFRNNRNHLAIVVDEYSGVAGMITIEDVIEQIVGDIEDEHDIDEDADNITVLKNGDYRIKGMTELEQLNDELKTDFSAEDVETVAGLVIQHLGRVPKFGERVRINGFEFEVQRADPRQVHILLMRRIATPNVSATDS, from the coding sequence ATGTCTAATAGCCTGATTGATCGTCTAAGCGCGTTTTTTTCGGACCAGTCCTCTGATCCCAAAGCGCAGCGCAGGGAGTTGATTGAGACTCTTCGTGAAGCCCAAGCCGATGGGCTCATGGATGCCGATGCGCTTTCGATGATCGAGGGCGTTTTTCAGGTTGGCGAATTATCCGCTCGCGATATATTGCTGCCTCGAGCCCAAATTGACTGGATTGACATCAATGCCCCCTTGTCTCAAATCATTGCAGATGTAGTCAAAACTGGCCACTCGCGCTTCCCAGTCTATGAAGGGAGTCGCGATCAAGTCATCGGAATTCTTTTAGCCAAAGATCTTTTGCGCCATTTCACAGAAAAGGATTTTCAGATTCGCGACTGGCTTCGGCCGGCTGTATTTATTCCTGAATCAAAGCGTTTAAGTGTTCTACTGAAAGACTTTCGTAATAACCGCAACCATTTGGCTATTGTGGTCGATGAATACAGTGGCGTGGCTGGAATGATTACGATTGAGGATGTCATCGAACAAATTGTTGGTGATATTGAAGATGAACATGACATCGATGAGGATGCTGACAATATCACCGTCTTAAAAAATGGCGACTATCGCATCAAGGGCATGACCGAATTAGAACAGCTCAACGATGAGTTAAAAACGGATTTTTCGGCAGAAGACGTAGAAACTGTTGCCGGGCTGGTCATTCAACATCTGGGTCGAGTACCAAAATTTGGCGAGCGGGTTCGTATTAATGGTTTTGAATTCGAGGTCCAACGTGCCGATCCCCGTCAGGTCCACATACTTCTAATGCGCCGTATTGCAACCCCCAACGTTTCTGCCACTGATTCTTAA
- the lnt gene encoding apolipoprotein N-acyltransferase, with product MQSSRLQANTVIYSSLLIFLGVLLAVASELPFSGYIQIVLFAYTLYILNKSSEAKFSQAFRDGFLLGLGYFVIALWWIFISLHDVGGMAVWLSSLAVFALASLMAVYFGLANLIAKQVAHSAWRSLAIPAAWVLTEYLRGQIFTGFPWMGFAESQVNGPFANIAPYFGGLACTFLCIWAALQLSQPRLRNIAGVVGAVAIVQVLGMWSFTTPKDSPITVRLIQGNFEQSLKFNPAEILKQIHFYRDQIIKAPADLIIAPETAFPWPETDIPDQSIERIQAFVNETDSHVLLGLIGKIAKGDTAVQYSNRVSGFSKEQSIYHYDKHHLVPFGEFIPPGFQWFVDAFKVPMSDFARGSIDQAPFSIRPRSNPDHPLYAAISICYEDIFGNEIATRIRNSREPVNLLVNVTNLAWFGQSQAPMQQLRLSQLRSLETGLPSLRATNTGITALIDERGRVMADLEQFVQGELELRVQAFEGRTPYVIWGNWPILIWVLFALGIGYWGRTRPN from the coding sequence TTGCAAAGTAGTCGTCTTCAGGCCAATACCGTTATTTATAGCTCCTTACTTATTTTTTTAGGAGTTCTCTTAGCGGTCGCGAGTGAGCTTCCCTTTAGCGGCTATATTCAAATAGTCTTATTTGCTTACACTTTATACATACTAAATAAAAGTAGCGAGGCAAAATTTAGTCAGGCATTTCGGGATGGATTCTTACTCGGTCTTGGCTATTTTGTAATCGCTCTTTGGTGGATTTTTATAAGCCTGCACGATGTCGGTGGAATGGCGGTCTGGTTATCAAGTCTTGCTGTTTTCGCTCTAGCCAGTCTCATGGCGGTCTATTTTGGATTAGCTAATCTGATTGCAAAGCAAGTTGCTCATTCTGCGTGGCGATCCCTCGCGATCCCTGCAGCGTGGGTACTCACCGAATATTTACGGGGTCAGATTTTTACTGGCTTTCCGTGGATGGGCTTTGCCGAGTCGCAAGTAAATGGCCCCTTTGCCAATATTGCGCCCTATTTTGGCGGTTTAGCTTGTACCTTTTTATGCATCTGGGCCGCCTTGCAATTGAGTCAGCCTCGATTACGAAATATCGCTGGCGTAGTGGGAGCGGTTGCGATTGTCCAGGTCTTGGGAATGTGGTCATTCACAACCCCCAAAGACTCACCCATCACGGTGCGACTGATTCAGGGGAACTTTGAACAAAGCCTCAAATTTAATCCCGCTGAAATCCTAAAACAAATCCATTTTTATCGGGATCAAATTATTAAAGCCCCAGCCGATTTAATCATTGCCCCTGAGACCGCGTTTCCTTGGCCTGAGACCGATATTCCTGATCAGTCTATTGAACGTATTCAAGCGTTTGTGAATGAAACAGATAGTCACGTATTACTCGGCTTAATTGGCAAAATTGCTAAGGGCGATACCGCGGTTCAATATTCCAATCGAGTCAGTGGCTTTTCTAAAGAACAGTCAATCTACCACTACGATAAACATCACTTAGTTCCCTTTGGCGAATTTATTCCCCCGGGTTTTCAGTGGTTTGTGGATGCTTTTAAAGTACCGATGAGTGACTTTGCCAGAGGATCGATTGATCAAGCACCATTTTCAATTCGCCCCCGCTCTAATCCAGATCACCCCCTTTATGCCGCCATCTCAATTTGCTACGAAGATATTTTTGGTAACGAAATCGCTACCCGAATTCGCAATAGTAGAGAGCCAGTTAATCTTTTAGTGAATGTGACCAACTTGGCTTGGTTTGGCCAATCGCAAGCCCCGATGCAACAATTGCGCCTCTCTCAATTGCGTTCTCTCGAAACCGGCCTACCTAGTTTACGTGCCACTAATACCGGAATCACTGCACTGATTGATGAACGCGGACGTGTCATGGCAGATCTTGAGCAATTTGTGCAGGGTGAGCTTGAGCTGCGTGTACAAGCCTTTGAGGGACGAACGCCTTATGTGATTTGGGGTAATTGGCCGATTTTGATCTGGGTACTTTTTGCCTTAGGGATTGGCTATTGGGGAAGAACACGACCGAATTGA
- the glyS gene encoding glycine--tRNA ligase subunit beta gives MNRLPLLLELFTEELPPKSLKRLGESLSQSIYEGLKRAQLLSASSTCQSFASPRRLAVLISDVLDQASDYPVREKLLPLSIAFDEQGKPSQALTKKLASLGHSDTPLNQLERSGEGKNEALYLNTIAKGARLESTLQQALMDAIHHLPIAKMMHYQVQGQSGGIEEVQFARPVHRIIALHGSKTLAIHALGIDASNQTEGHRFLSPGIITISDAQQYEPQLEAAKVIPSFTKRRAYIELELQKAANDLRVLMPDALLDEVTALVEYPAIYTCEFDPEFLEVPQECLILTMQTNQKYFALINQDGKLSNRFLIVSNIQTDQPESIISGNERVIRPRLADARFFYLQDQKRTLESRVPDLAKVIYHNQLGNQLQRSERVRAIASGIANSLNQTGLQLNLQELDRASQLAKADLLTDMVGEFPELQGVMGRYYALANHEAPDVAAACYEHYLPRFAGDFLPQTIVGTVLAIADKLETIVGIWGVGLAPTGDKDPYALRRHALGICRLLLEKNLPLNLKQLIGLAKQQFSNLVLKVEVDEEVIYQFILDRLKAYLKDQAVDGATFSPLEIDAVLSTHPQKLNDLIARLVAIRSFNQLPQAAALAGANKRISNILKKVDGKVSAEINPSLLTIAAEKNLYTALTQLQPRLDQKLQAQQLIDLLQDLVSLSDPVDQFFADVMVMDENIELRNNRLALLQRLHQQMNLVADIGKLA, from the coding sequence ATGAACCGTCTCCCCTTGCTACTCGAGCTATTTACCGAAGAGCTTCCCCCAAAATCACTCAAACGTTTAGGTGAATCCCTATCGCAGTCAATCTACGAAGGTTTAAAGAGAGCACAGTTGCTAAGTGCCAGTAGCACCTGTCAGTCTTTTGCCAGCCCAAGACGTCTAGCAGTCCTGATTAGCGATGTTTTGGATCAAGCTTCCGATTATCCGGTGCGCGAGAAACTCTTGCCACTCTCAATTGCCTTTGACGAACAAGGCAAACCCAGTCAAGCGCTTACCAAAAAGTTGGCAAGCTTAGGTCACTCTGATACTCCACTGAATCAACTGGAACGCAGTGGTGAAGGTAAAAATGAAGCGCTATATTTAAATACCATTGCCAAAGGTGCGCGCCTGGAATCGACATTACAACAGGCTCTTATGGATGCAATTCATCATTTGCCGATTGCAAAGATGATGCATTACCAGGTCCAAGGCCAGTCAGGTGGAATTGAAGAGGTCCAATTTGCGAGACCTGTGCACCGCATCATTGCATTACACGGATCGAAGACGCTTGCAATTCATGCTTTGGGAATTGATGCCAGCAATCAAACCGAAGGGCATCGTTTTTTATCACCTGGAATCATTACCATTAGTGACGCGCAGCAATACGAACCCCAACTGGAGGCTGCAAAAGTAATTCCGTCATTTACCAAACGCCGCGCTTATATTGAATTGGAGCTACAAAAGGCTGCCAACGACCTACGAGTTTTAATGCCAGATGCTCTTTTGGATGAAGTGACCGCCTTGGTGGAGTATCCGGCGATCTATACCTGCGAATTTGATCCTGAGTTTTTGGAAGTTCCTCAGGAATGCTTGATTCTGACGATGCAAACCAATCAGAAATACTTTGCCTTGATCAATCAGGATGGCAAGCTAAGCAATCGCTTTCTCATCGTCTCAAACATCCAAACCGATCAACCAGAGTCAATTATTTCAGGGAATGAGCGCGTAATTCGCCCCCGCTTAGCTGATGCCCGCTTCTTTTATCTGCAAGATCAAAAGCGCACTCTTGAATCACGCGTTCCTGATTTAGCTAAGGTGATTTATCACAATCAATTAGGAAATCAGTTACAGCGTTCCGAGCGGGTCCGAGCTATCGCTAGTGGAATTGCCAACAGCCTGAATCAAACTGGATTACAGCTTAATCTACAAGAGCTTGACCGTGCATCACAACTTGCTAAAGCTGATTTATTAACGGATATGGTTGGCGAGTTTCCCGAACTCCAAGGGGTCATGGGGCGGTACTACGCTTTAGCCAATCATGAAGCACCGGATGTCGCTGCCGCGTGTTATGAGCACTATCTTCCTCGATTTGCTGGGGATTTTCTGCCACAAACCATAGTGGGAACCGTATTGGCGATTGCTGATAAATTAGAAACGATTGTTGGGATTTGGGGTGTCGGTCTTGCTCCCACAGGTGATAAGGACCCCTATGCATTGCGACGCCATGCCTTGGGCATTTGCCGGCTGCTACTAGAAAAGAATCTGCCGCTCAATCTCAAGCAACTCATTGGTCTTGCGAAGCAGCAGTTTTCAAATCTAGTTTTGAAGGTCGAGGTTGATGAAGAAGTTATCTATCAGTTTATTCTGGATCGATTAAAAGCATATTTAAAAGATCAAGCCGTTGATGGCGCCACATTTAGCCCCTTAGAAATTGATGCGGTCCTGAGCACCCATCCGCAAAAACTCAATGATCTAATTGCACGTTTAGTAGCCATTCGAAGTTTTAATCAATTACCGCAAGCGGCCGCGCTCGCTGGAGCCAATAAGCGAATTAGTAACATCCTGAAGAAGGTCGATGGCAAAGTGAGTGCAGAGATCAATCCAAGTTTGCTCACGATTGCAGCAGAAAAGAATTTATACACGGCCCTTACTCAACTGCAACCGCGCCTCGATCAGAAGCTCCAAGCCCAACAATTAATTGATCTATTGCAAGACTTGGTCTCACTCAGTGATCCAGTAGATCAATTCTTTGCAGATGTTATGGTGATGGATGAGAACATCGAGCTTCGAAATAATCGTCTTGCTCTACTCCAGCGCCTCCACCAACAAATGAATTTGGTCGCTGATATTGGCAAACTTGCATGA
- the gmhB gene encoding D-glycero-beta-D-manno-heptose 1,7-bisphosphate 7-phosphatase, whose product MTIKVDKLIILDRDGVINQDRDDYVKSCDEWIPIPNSLEAIALLSQAGYTLTIATNQSGIARGYYTLSELHAMHQKMMDLLKPLSGKIDSIFFCPHTDADQCDCRKPKPGLMQQIANRYLKSPANPALPLSNVPIVGDSLRDLLAGTALGASPHLVLTGKGRGVKRAELPSNTQIHEDLMGFARSILAQS is encoded by the coding sequence ATGACCATTAAAGTCGATAAGCTCATCATTTTGGATCGCGATGGGGTGATTAACCAAGATCGTGACGATTATGTGAAGTCATGCGATGAGTGGATCCCGATTCCTAATAGCTTAGAGGCGATTGCATTACTCTCTCAGGCAGGCTATACCCTGACCATTGCCACCAACCAATCGGGCATTGCACGCGGTTATTACACCTTAAGTGAATTGCATGCGATGCACCAAAAAATGATGGATTTGCTTAAACCATTGAGCGGCAAGATTGATAGTATTTTCTTTTGTCCTCATACCGATGCCGATCAATGCGATTGCCGTAAGCCTAAACCGGGCTTAATGCAGCAAATTGCAAATCGATATTTAAAAAGTCCTGCAAATCCTGCTTTGCCATTAAGCAATGTTCCGATCGTGGGCGACTCATTGCGCGATCTTTTGGCAGGAACGGCTCTGGGCGCCAGTCCGCACTTGGTCCTAACAGGGAAAGGTCGTGGTGTTAAGAGGGCTGAGTTACCTAGCAATACACAAATTCATGAGGATTTGATGGGTTTTGCGCGATCAATTTTGGCGCAGTCATGA
- a CDS encoding lysophospholipid acyltransferase family protein, protein MIWLRSLLFFISLVAYTPLYAVFCLMTFPFLSEHTRYRIIQFWGQSIIFFLQFFCGVRFEVLGRENIQAVIDQPVVILSKHQSAWETIAFLQIFPKELCYVFKRELLWIPFFGWVIGLLNMIHINRSDAGGSAISVANQGKERLKAGKWMILFPEGTRTPVGSHKPYRKGGARLAGLTGATVLPVAHNAGRCWPRNSFLKYPGLITVSIGPSIPSQGKSGDRLHEAVETWIEGEMRRIDPAAYQAK, encoded by the coding sequence ATGATTTGGCTTCGTTCTCTTCTTTTTTTTATTAGTCTTGTAGCGTACACGCCGCTGTATGCTGTTTTCTGCTTAATGACATTTCCCTTTCTGAGCGAACATACACGCTATCGCATCATTCAGTTCTGGGGTCAAAGCATTATCTTTTTCTTGCAATTCTTTTGTGGGGTTCGGTTTGAAGTTCTGGGAAGAGAAAATATACAAGCAGTGATTGATCAGCCTGTGGTGATACTTAGTAAGCATCAATCGGCTTGGGAGACCATCGCGTTCTTACAAATTTTTCCCAAAGAGCTCTGCTATGTATTTAAACGTGAACTACTTTGGATTCCATTTTTTGGTTGGGTGATTGGCTTACTGAACATGATTCATATCAATCGCTCTGATGCAGGCGGCTCCGCAATATCGGTTGCCAATCAAGGTAAAGAGCGTTTAAAGGCGGGCAAGTGGATGATTTTGTTCCCTGAGGGTACCCGAACACCCGTTGGATCTCATAAGCCCTATCGCAAAGGCGGGGCCCGCTTAGCCGGACTCACGGGAGCAACCGTATTACCGGTCGCCCACAATGCTGGGCGCTGCTGGCCACGAAATAGCTTTTTGAAGTACCCTGGTCTCATTACAGTCTCGATTGGACCGTCGATTCCCTCCCAGGGCAAGTCTGGGGATCGATTACATGAGGCCGTAGAAACCTGGATCGAGGGTGAAATGCGGCGGATTGACCCAGCAGCTTATCAAGCTAAATAA